One part of the Fusibacter sp. A1 genome encodes these proteins:
- a CDS encoding AEC family transporter, which yields MSVMGQIFVLFMLIMIGFAIRKLGIVSSAMNKEVSSFVLNVALPAFLISSMDFPFSMDVLIDSGLLILVSFAVYGVSILISKIYSKVMGNTGKSKDVMEYVIIFSNCGYMGYPVVYEIFGEKGVFYAALYNLSFSILIWSYGVYLLKSDDAVKKISIRARLKRVVSPGLVAIVIGYFMFLTGLSFPEPVKVILEMVGDTTTPLSMMFIGFILTEVKFKEAMQNTQVWWISLLRLVVIPVLTYTALTLLGFKGLTLYIPVIISAMPAAANTAIFASQFNSDYKFGSLLIFATTLLSLGTIPLLMMFIR from the coding sequence ATGAGTGTGATGGGTCAGATTTTTGTGCTGTTCATGTTGATCATGATCGGTTTTGCTATTAGGAAGCTTGGAATCGTAAGCAGTGCGATGAACAAGGAAGTAAGCAGTTTTGTGCTGAATGTGGCACTGCCTGCGTTTTTGATCTCGTCGATGGATTTTCCATTTTCGATGGATGTGTTGATCGATAGCGGTCTTTTGATACTAGTTTCTTTTGCAGTATATGGGGTTTCGATCCTTATATCGAAGATTTATTCAAAAGTAATGGGAAACACGGGCAAGTCAAAGGATGTGATGGAGTATGTCATCATCTTTTCCAACTGCGGATACATGGGTTACCCCGTGGTTTATGAGATTTTCGGTGAAAAAGGAGTCTTTTACGCCGCGCTTTACAATCTGTCGTTTAGCATTCTGATCTGGAGCTATGGTGTATACCTTCTAAAATCGGATGACGCGGTGAAGAAGATATCGATAAGGGCTAGACTCAAGCGGGTCGTGAGTCCCGGACTTGTGGCGATTGTAATCGGCTATTTCATGTTTTTAACTGGTCTTTCCTTCCCGGAGCCTGTCAAAGTGATCTTGGAAATGGTTGGTGATACCACAACTCCGCTTTCGATGATGTTCATCGGATTTATCCTTACGGAAGTGAAGTTTAAAGAAGCGATGCAAAATACACAGGTATGGTGGATCTCCTTGCTGCGCCTTGTGGTGATTCCGGTGCTTACTTATACCGCGCTTACACTTTTAGGATTTAAAGGGTTGACATTATATATTCCTGTGATCATTTCTGCAATGCCAGCTGCCGCCAACACGGCCATATTCGCTTCGCAGTTTAACAGCGACTACAAATTTGGTTCGCTCCTTATCTTTGCCACTACACTGCTAAGCTTGGGTACGATACCGCTTTTGATGATGTTCATCAGATGA
- a CDS encoding phospho-sugar mutase: protein MTYKEIYAAWLKDESFDEAFRLELEGLSDETEIEDRFYKDLSFGTAGMRGIIGAGRNRINKYIVRKATQGYANYLLSKDPDATCVIAYDNRRMSIEFSEETAAVFAANGIKTYLFDSLRTTPELSFAIRELETTGGVVITASHNPPEYNGYKVYGPDGAQLIPVEADKVADAVNAVTDFSEVKYMDFDQAIASGKIVMIGQKIDDLFLHAVKKQIVNKEAYQTPMTIAYSPLHGTGGMIIEKLMGELGVDDIRFVKEQMVVDTEFTTCKQPNPENLEAFEVSMAFGETVDAKLLIATDPDADRVGVVVRDRDGVYVPLNGNQIGALLTNYVLSTKKNLPENGIIVKTVVTSDLGPKIAKDFGVDFVETLTGFKFIGEKIRGYEEDGTKNFILGFEESYGYLIGTHARDKDAVVATMLVVEMAKYFEAKGKNLLEVLDELYQKYGYHLDHMVSKTLAGKAGMEQITEIMAGFRTGAKAYFGDLNLVKFDDFEKREATDLNTGAVTQLEQPNSDVLKYYLEDGSWFAVRPSGTEPKIKFYCSVQGETKEKAETLIEKLEKTILAFVDHIIE, encoded by the coding sequence ATGACTTACAAAGAGATTTATGCTGCATGGCTTAAGGATGAGAGCTTTGACGAGGCTTTCAGATTGGAACTTGAAGGTCTGAGCGATGAAACTGAGATTGAAGATAGGTTTTACAAGGACTTGTCTTTCGGTACGGCGGGAATGCGCGGTATCATCGGCGCGGGAAGAAATAGAATCAACAAATACATTGTAAGAAAAGCGACTCAGGGATATGCCAATTACCTGCTTTCTAAAGATCCCGATGCGACATGTGTGATCGCCTATGACAACAGACGTATGTCGATTGAATTCAGTGAAGAGACGGCTGCTGTATTTGCCGCCAACGGTATCAAGACTTACCTTTTTGACTCGCTAAGAACGACGCCGGAGCTGTCATTTGCCATCAGAGAGCTGGAAACCACAGGCGGTGTAGTGATCACTGCCAGCCATAATCCTCCAGAATACAACGGCTACAAGGTATATGGACCGGACGGCGCGCAGCTGATTCCTGTCGAGGCGGATAAGGTGGCTGATGCTGTGAATGCGGTGACTGACTTTAGTGAGGTCAAGTACATGGACTTCGACCAGGCGATTGCTTCCGGTAAAATAGTAATGATCGGACAGAAGATCGACGACTTGTTCCTTCATGCCGTAAAGAAACAGATTGTAAACAAAGAGGCTTATCAGACTCCGATGACCATCGCCTATTCACCGCTTCACGGCACAGGTGGCATGATCATTGAAAAGCTGATGGGAGAACTTGGTGTTGACGATATCCGATTTGTCAAAGAGCAAATGGTCGTGGATACTGAATTTACGACTTGCAAGCAACCGAATCCCGAAAACCTGGAGGCTTTTGAAGTGTCCATGGCCTTCGGTGAAACAGTGGATGCCAAGCTTCTGATCGCGACAGATCCTGATGCGGACCGTGTGGGCGTCGTCGTAAGAGATAGAGACGGAGTTTATGTGCCGCTAAACGGCAATCAGATAGGCGCTTTGCTGACGAATTATGTTCTAAGCACCAAAAAGAACCTGCCTGAAAACGGTATTATCGTAAAGACTGTGGTCACAAGTGATCTGGGTCCTAAAATCGCTAAGGATTTCGGGGTGGATTTCGTTGAGACACTGACAGGATTCAAGTTCATCGGTGAGAAGATCAGAGGCTACGAAGAGGATGGAACCAAGAACTTCATCTTAGGATTCGAAGAGAGTTACGGCTACCTGATCGGCACACATGCCCGCGACAAGGACGCCGTCGTCGCGACGATGTTAGTCGTTGAAATGGCCAAGTACTTTGAAGCAAAGGGTAAGAACCTGCTTGAAGTACTGGACGAACTATATCAGAAGTATGGCTACCATCTTGACCATATGGTTTCTAAGACCCTTGCAGGTAAAGCGGGTATGGAACAGATCACAGAGATCATGGCAGGCTTCAGGACGGGTGCGAAGGCTTACTTTGGCGACTTGAACCTGGTTAAGTTCGACGATTTTGAAAAACGGGAAGCCACAGACCTGAACACTGGTGCTGTGACTCAGCTTGAACAGCCGAACTCGGATGTGCTCAAGTATTACCTTGAAGACGGTTCGTGGTTTGCAGTAAGACCATCCGGTACAGAGCCGAAAATCAAGTTCTACTGCTCGGTACAAGGCGAGACAAAAGAAAAGGCCGAAACGCTGATTGAGAAGCTCGAAAAGACGATTCTAGCGTTTGTTGACCATATTATTGAATAA
- a CDS encoding patatin-like phospholipase family protein, whose amino-acid sequence MRALVLEGGGAKGAYHVGAWKALDERGEKFDIVTGTSIGALNGSLYAQGDLELAIDLWSNLSAEQVVAGDTELLEKLINFNVTSEDFLPAIYYLRSVIGKMGLDISPLRKLVKDTIDEEKVRNSKTKLGIVTVSLTDFKPIEVGIDEIPKDLLHEYLLASANLPIFKMNRTQGKIYIDGGFYDNLPINLAKRMGATSFTTIELGAIGIKRIPKNIERRRIVPVDNVGKILEFTTDNAKKNLKLGYFDAIKVMDEQLGIRYYIEKAVDDKHVFESLMGLDKMALSNLARVMGYDGMDPRRFTFEKLTPHLAEMLGLDSKSSYTEILIALLENIGDSVGMERFKVRKMSDWIQEIHNLYKPGGIRTNELNLFEKMFFQVNVMSDAQRNIFYKTVYEKLMYEVKL is encoded by the coding sequence ATGAGGGCATTAGTACTGGAGGGCGGCGGTGCCAAAGGCGCTTACCATGTGGGCGCGTGGAAAGCGCTTGATGAACGCGGCGAAAAATTTGATATTGTGACAGGCACATCGATAGGGGCCCTCAACGGATCGCTTTACGCCCAAGGCGATTTGGAACTTGCCATTGACCTTTGGAGCAATCTTTCTGCAGAACAGGTCGTTGCAGGTGACACTGAGTTGTTGGAAAAACTGATTAATTTTAATGTGACATCTGAGGATTTTTTACCCGCCATCTACTATTTACGTAGTGTTATTGGTAAAATGGGACTTGATATATCGCCGCTGAGAAAACTTGTCAAGGATACGATTGACGAGGAAAAGGTGAGAAATTCCAAAACAAAGCTTGGAATCGTGACGGTATCCCTTACGGATTTCAAACCGATTGAAGTAGGAATCGACGAGATTCCAAAAGACCTTTTACATGAGTATCTGCTTGCGAGTGCCAACCTGCCGATATTCAAGATGAACCGAACCCAAGGCAAGATCTATATCGACGGTGGGTTTTATGACAACCTGCCCATCAATCTTGCAAAACGGATGGGGGCGACTTCCTTTACCACGATAGAACTTGGCGCGATCGGTATCAAACGTATTCCAAAAAATATCGAAAGGCGAAGAATTGTTCCTGTAGACAATGTAGGTAAAATTCTGGAATTCACCACCGACAACGCAAAGAAGAATTTGAAGCTTGGATATTTTGATGCGATAAAAGTGATGGACGAGCAGCTAGGCATTAGGTACTATATTGAAAAGGCAGTCGATGATAAGCATGTGTTTGAGTCGCTGATGGGACTGGATAAGATGGCGCTTTCGAATCTGGCACGTGTGATGGGATATGACGGGATGGATCCGAGAAGGTTCACCTTTGAAAAACTGACCCCGCATCTTGCGGAGATGCTTGGACTGGATTCTAAATCGAGCTATACGGAGATCCTGATCGCTCTTCTTGAAAATATCGGAGACAGCGTGGGGATGGAAAGATTCAAGGTAAGAAAAATGAGTGACTGGATACAGGAGATTCACAATTTGTACAAACCTGGCGGTATCCGGACAAATGAACTCAACCTATTTGAAAAAATGTTCTTTCAAGTGAATGTCATGTCCGACGCACAACGGAACATATTTTATAAAACAGTCTATGAAAAATTGATGTATGAGGTGAAATTATGA
- the fabZ gene encoding 3-hydroxyacyl-ACP dehydratase FabZ, with the protein MLEAKDIQKIIPHRYPFLLVDRIIELEAGVKAVGIKNVTVNEPFFPGHFPGNPIMPGVLQVEALAQVGAVALLSQDEFKGKLAVFAGIDNLRFKKQVLPGDTLRLEVEIVSIRRNIGKGNAVAYVGDKVACKGEIMFGITDVE; encoded by the coding sequence ATTTTAGAAGCTAAAGATATTCAAAAGATAATTCCGCACAGGTATCCTTTTTTGCTAGTGGACAGGATCATCGAGCTTGAAGCGGGTGTGAAGGCTGTGGGAATCAAGAATGTTACGGTGAATGAGCCGTTTTTTCCAGGTCATTTTCCGGGTAATCCGATCATGCCTGGTGTCTTGCAGGTTGAGGCCCTTGCTCAGGTAGGTGCTGTGGCTTTACTTTCTCAAGATGAGTTTAAGGGAAAACTTGCTGTGTTTGCAGGGATCGACAACTTAAGATTTAAAAAACAGGTGCTGCCTGGCGACACCTTGAGACTTGAAGTTGAAATCGTTTCGATTAGAAGAAATATCGGTAAGGGCAATGCTGTCGCTTATGTAGGAGACAAAGTCGCTTGTAAAGGCGAGATCATGTTTGGAATCACAGATGTAGAATAA
- a CDS encoding rod-binding protein: MNISSINPTVQAEQLKAEMNGEAKAAEGFQEALQKAAESGDVEKLKKVATDFEEVFVNMLLKAMRSTVVDSGLTEKSNQRDIFQGMLDESFAKEMAEAGGIGIADMMVKQLEKYIAHEADETREPFDLKG; encoded by the coding sequence ATGAACATATCAAGCATCAATCCGACCGTTCAAGCGGAACAGTTAAAAGCGGAAATGAATGGCGAAGCAAAAGCCGCAGAAGGTTTTCAAGAGGCGCTGCAAAAGGCTGCCGAAAGCGGAGACGTCGAGAAATTAAAAAAAGTCGCCACAGATTTTGAAGAAGTGTTTGTCAATATGCTGTTAAAAGCCATGAGAAGCACCGTTGTGGACAGCGGACTAACTGAAAAGAGCAACCAGAGAGATATTTTCCAGGGCATGCTCGACGAGTCCTTTGCAAAAGAAATGGCAGAGGCTGGCGGAATAGGCATTGCTGACATGATGGTAAAACAGCTTGAAAAATATATCGCTCATGAAGCCGATGAAACTAGAGAACCCTTTGATCTTAAAGGCTAA
- the flgG gene encoding flagellar basal-body rod protein FlgG, whose product MRALWSAATGMKGLQLAIDTISNNLANVNTTGYKKQRIEFKDLLYEKLDNKDGSDGLGAPVNLEVGHGVMSSATVRNFGQGNIQATDNQLDVAIQGPGFFEIIDENDNVFYSKDGSFKLGLTEQGKRLVTSEGFIVNGVDGPIDLEGDIADLKIEQNGDITVKYADAEEGEYILVGTIKVVKIPNPPGLESKGLNLFKTSEASGEALLVDDGTAGTLMQGFLETSNVQVVEEMINLISMQRAYEINSKTIQTSDQMLELANNLKR is encoded by the coding sequence ATGAGAGCGTTATGGTCAGCAGCAACTGGGATGAAAGGCTTGCAATTAGCTATCGATACAATTTCAAATAACCTTGCTAACGTAAACACAACAGGTTATAAGAAGCAGAGAATTGAGTTTAAGGACTTATTATATGAAAAATTGGATAACAAGGACGGTTCTGACGGACTGGGCGCACCGGTCAACCTAGAAGTGGGTCATGGTGTCATGTCGTCGGCAACTGTTAGAAATTTTGGTCAGGGTAACATTCAGGCGACGGACAATCAACTCGATGTTGCGATTCAGGGACCTGGTTTTTTTGAGATCATCGACGAGAACGACAATGTGTTCTATTCGAAGGACGGCTCTTTCAAGCTGGGACTCACAGAACAGGGCAAGCGACTGGTCACTTCTGAAGGCTTTATCGTAAATGGAGTGGACGGACCCATTGATCTTGAAGGTGATATCGCAGATCTTAAGATCGAACAGAACGGTGATATCACGGTTAAGTATGCTGATGCCGAAGAGGGTGAATATATCTTGGTCGGAACCATCAAGGTAGTGAAAATTCCGAATCCTCCAGGACTTGAAAGTAAGGGTCTTAACCTATTTAAAACATCCGAGGCATCGGGTGAGGCGCTGCTTGTGGACGACGGCACCGCGGGAACGCTGATGCAAGGATTTTTAGAAACATCGAACGTACAGGTGGTCGAAGAGATGATCAACTTGATTTCGATGCAGCGCGCTTATGAAATCAACTCAAAAACAATCCAGACATCCGACCAGATGTTAGAACTTGCCAACAACCTCAAGCGATAG
- a CDS encoding flagellar hook-basal body protein codes for MLRGLYSVSTVLEQNTRSINVMSNNLANVNTHGYKRDLALYEEFSAKLLTKMGGNYPTTSGGNATVSVKDTAETKIATTSNGYFRVESDGGISHNTSVEFRVGDDGFLRTVYRNGYQNIIKDAGQKVLGANGPIQVGDQDFEVDESGNVLVGGQVIDSLVYQAPKGVIGTLSGGIKFNRVVTDLEQSDLQRTESTLDFGLNDKGFFKVQTPQGEMYTRNGQFKINSNMELVTDEGFNVIGIDGPIVLNDRDISVNKFGEIAAGGELIDKFKIVNPTNVERLKKIGASVYRFDGEMTEEPYGGEILQGFLEGSNVDSLKEMIQIMETYRSYESAQRVVKSYDETLDKAVNEVARV; via the coding sequence ATGTTAAGAGGACTATATTCGGTATCGACGGTGTTAGAACAAAATACGAGATCCATCAACGTGATGTCGAATAACCTAGCAAACGTGAACACCCATGGTTATAAGAGAGACCTTGCCCTTTACGAGGAATTCAGCGCCAAGCTTCTCACGAAAATGGGTGGCAATTACCCGACAACCAGTGGCGGTAACGCGACTGTGAGTGTGAAAGATACCGCCGAGACAAAGATCGCAACGACTTCAAACGGCTACTTCAGGGTTGAATCGGACGGAGGCATTTCGCACAACACTTCAGTAGAGTTTAGAGTTGGAGATGACGGATTTTTACGTACAGTATATAGAAACGGTTATCAGAACATCATCAAGGATGCGGGACAAAAGGTGCTAGGCGCTAACGGACCCATCCAAGTAGGCGATCAGGATTTTGAAGTGGATGAGTCCGGTAATGTGCTCGTCGGCGGTCAAGTGATCGACTCGCTTGTCTATCAGGCACCAAAAGGCGTGATCGGAACCTTAAGCGGTGGTATCAAGTTCAACCGCGTAGTGACAGATCTGGAACAGTCCGATCTTCAAAGGACTGAAAGTACGCTTGATTTCGGTCTTAATGACAAGGGCTTCTTTAAGGTTCAGACTCCACAGGGCGAAATGTATACCCGAAACGGACAGTTTAAGATCAACAGCAATATGGAGCTTGTCACGGATGAAGGATTCAACGTGATCGGCATAGACGGACCGATCGTTCTGAACGACAGGGACATCAGCGTCAACAAGTTCGGTGAGATCGCCGCAGGCGGCGAATTAATAGATAAGTTTAAGATTGTGAATCCTACCAATGTGGAACGACTAAAGAAAATCGGTGCTTCTGTCTACCGTTTTGACGGAGAAATGACAGAAGAGCCTTACGGCGGAGAGATACTTCAAGGTTTTCTAGAGGGATCCAACGTGGATTCGCTTAAGGAAATGATTCAGATTATGGAAACGTACAGATCGTACGAAAGCGCACAACGTGTAGTCAAGTCATATGACGAGACACTTGACAAGGCCGTGAACGAAGTGGCACGTGTTTAG
- a CDS encoding rod shape-determining protein, protein MFGLGTEIGIDLGTANVLVYIKGKGIVLQEPSVVAIDKDTDRVLAVGNDARKMLGRTPGNIVAIRPLKDGVISDYDVTERMLRYFINKTCGKRRFFRPRLMVCVPSGVTEVERRAVIDASTEAGGAKTFLIEEPIAAAIGAGLDIYKPDGNMIIDIGGGTTDIAVISLGGVVVSKSIKVAGDKFDEAIIRYMRKNHNLLIGERTAEEMKMNIGTASPRVKSLMMDCRGRDLITGLPKNKTISSEEMMEALQETVNAISDAVHAVLEKTPPELASDISTRGIVMTGGGALLHGLNKLLEKRTGIPVYIAEDAVSCVAIGTGMSLEHMDLLESAQSMHRARKYK, encoded by the coding sequence ATGTTTGGACTAGGAACTGAAATTGGAATAGATCTTGGAACTGCGAATGTTCTTGTATACATTAAGGGTAAGGGCATTGTTTTGCAGGAACCGTCTGTAGTCGCGATCGACAAGGATACGGACAGGGTCTTAGCCGTGGGTAATGATGCCAGAAAAATGTTAGGCCGTACTCCTGGCAATATCGTAGCAATCAGACCCTTGAAAGACGGTGTGATTTCGGATTATGATGTAACAGAGAGAATGTTAAGATACTTCATCAATAAGACGTGTGGCAAAAGAAGATTCTTCAGGCCAAGACTGATGGTCTGTGTTCCGAGCGGCGTGACAGAAGTCGAAAGAAGAGCGGTTATCGACGCTTCTACAGAGGCTGGCGGCGCAAAGACCTTCTTGATTGAAGAACCTATCGCAGCTGCTATCGGTGCGGGACTTGATATTTATAAACCGGATGGAAACATGATTATCGATATCGGCGGCGGTACGACGGATATCGCTGTCATCTCTCTGGGTGGCGTAGTGGTAAGTAAATCGATTAAAGTCGCCGGCGACAAGTTCGATGAGGCAATCATCCGCTATATGAGAAAGAACCACAACCTTTTGATCGGTGAGCGTACTGCTGAAGAGATGAAAATGAACATCGGGACTGCTTCACCTAGAGTGAAGTCGCTGATGATGGACTGCAGGGGCCGTGACTTGATCACAGGGCTTCCTAAAAACAAGACGATCAGCTCCGAGGAGATGATGGAAGCCCTGCAGGAGACAGTGAACGCCATCAGCGACGCTGTTCACGCGGTACTCGAGAAAACACCGCCAGAGCTTGCTTCTGACATCAGTACCCGTGGTATTGTCATGACTGGTGGAGGCGCGTTACTTCACGGGCTCAACAAGCTTCTTGAAAAAAGAACCGGCATCCCTGTGTATATCGCAGAAGACGCTGTGAGCTGTGTCGCTATCGGCACGGGTATGTCTCTTGAGCATATGGATCTTTTAGAAAGCGCCCAAAGCATGCACCGCGCAAGAAAATACAAGTAA
- the murA gene encoding UDP-N-acetylglucosamine 1-carboxyvinyltransferase codes for MAKYIVEPVKKLRGEIRVDGAKNGVLPLMAAALLTDEMCEIHDVPNLRDVGVMSEVLRSLGAEVNRNGSSMQITTPKITSNEAPYEYVSQMRSSFDVMGPLLARTGLARVPMPGGCAIGERPIDLHIKGFKALGAEVSFGHGFVEAKAKKLVGASIYLDFPSVGATKNIMMAATLAEGVTHIENAAKEPEIVDIANFLNKLGAKVQGAGTDTIRITGVDVLKGAAHTVLPDRIEAGTYLIMAGMLDSDLKINNIEPSHLKPVIAKLRECGVTLEEDEDCIYVKSSGKLKAVDITTLPYPGFPTDLQAQFMALLTRAEGSSVVMETVFENRFMHVSELNRMGANIKIEGHSAILSGDCNLQGAQVKATDLRAGAALIMAGLVAEGNTEIHDIYHIDRGYNDLVNKLRGIGIKITRVEE; via the coding sequence GTGGCAAAGTATATTGTTGAACCTGTAAAAAAACTAAGAGGCGAAATTCGTGTGGACGGTGCGAAGAACGGTGTTTTACCACTGATGGCCGCAGCGCTTCTTACGGATGAGATGTGTGAAATCCATGATGTTCCAAACTTAAGGGATGTGGGTGTCATGTCTGAAGTGTTGAGATCGCTAGGTGCCGAGGTGAATCGAAACGGATCCTCCATGCAAATCACCACACCTAAAATCACCTCGAATGAAGCACCTTATGAATATGTCTCTCAAATGAGGTCGTCATTTGATGTTATGGGACCGCTTCTTGCAAGAACAGGACTGGCAAGGGTTCCGATGCCAGGAGGATGTGCGATTGGGGAAAGACCGATCGATCTTCATATCAAAGGATTCAAAGCGCTTGGCGCAGAGGTTTCTTTCGGGCACGGATTTGTGGAAGCCAAGGCGAAAAAACTTGTTGGCGCTTCTATCTATCTGGATTTTCCGAGTGTGGGCGCTACAAAAAACATCATGATGGCTGCGACGCTTGCAGAGGGAGTGACACATATCGAAAATGCGGCTAAGGAGCCTGAAATCGTCGATATCGCGAATTTTTTAAATAAGCTTGGCGCCAAAGTACAAGGTGCCGGTACCGATACGATTAGAATTACGGGTGTGGACGTCTTAAAAGGCGCCGCACATACGGTTTTACCGGATAGGATCGAGGCTGGAACTTATCTTATCATGGCTGGAATGCTCGATAGCGATCTTAAGATCAACAATATCGAACCAAGCCATTTAAAGCCTGTCATCGCTAAGCTTAGAGAATGCGGAGTGACTCTTGAAGAGGACGAGGACTGCATTTATGTGAAGAGCTCGGGTAAGCTTAAAGCCGTGGATATCACGACACTTCCTTATCCAGGTTTTCCAACAGACCTTCAGGCGCAGTTTATGGCGCTTCTCACTAGAGCAGAGGGTAGCAGTGTTGTGATGGAAACCGTTTTTGAAAACAGATTCATGCACGTCAGCGAACTTAACCGAATGGGCGCCAATATAAAAATCGAGGGTCACAGTGCTATCTTGAGCGGTGACTGCAACCTTCAGGGGGCACAGGTTAAGGCGACTGACTTAAGAGCGGGAGCTGCGCTGATCATGGCGGGACTTGTGGCGGAAGGAAACACTGAGATTCACGATATCTACCATATTGACCGTGGATACAACGATCTTGTAAATAAACTTCGTGGAATCGGCATCAAGATCACACGAGTAGAAGAATAA
- a CDS encoding F0F1 ATP synthase subunit epsilon has translation MSKQLKLDIVAPDQNLFSDLVDMVIVRTTEGDVGIMYDHEPTVAPLAIGALRIIQGETQKVAACSGGFINVEEDKITIITDAAEWAEGIDKARAEAAKSRAENRLVHEDKEIDVNRARVSLRRAINRIHAADTHIRHENL, from the coding sequence ATGAGCAAACAACTTAAGCTTGACATTGTAGCCCCGGATCAAAACTTATTTAGCGACTTGGTGGATATGGTAATCGTAAGAACTACAGAAGGCGATGTCGGAATCATGTATGACCATGAACCGACGGTCGCTCCACTCGCGATTGGTGCCCTCAGAATCATTCAAGGGGAAACTCAAAAGGTGGCTGCATGTTCCGGTGGCTTTATCAACGTTGAAGAAGATAAAATCACCATTATCACCGATGCTGCGGAATGGGCTGAGGGTATCGACAAGGCAAGGGCCGAAGCTGCGAAAAGCAGAGCGGAAAACAGACTTGTGCACGAAGACAAGGAAATCGACGTCAACCGTGCCAGAGTTTCCTTGAGAAGAGCGATCAACCGCATCCACGCTGCAGACACACACATACGTCACGAAAATCTATAA
- the atpD gene encoding F0F1 ATP synthase subunit beta, whose translation MAQNKGKVVQIIGAVIDVRFEAGELPNIYDAVRVDYNDIHVVAEVAQHTGDNTVRCVAMSSTDGLVRGIDAINTGKPISVPVGPKVLGRLLNVLGEAVDEKPMEGVEERWSIHREAPAFDEQQTTTEIFETGIKVIDLLCPYVKGGKIGLFGGAGVGKTVLIQELINNIAKEHGGLSVFAGVGERTREGNDLYHEMIESGVIDKTCMVFGQMNEPPGARMRVGLTGLTMAEYFRDREGKDVLLFVDNIFRFTQAGSEVSALLGRMPSAVGYQPTLATDMGALQERITSTKKGSITSVQAVYVPADDLTDPAPATTFSHLDATTVLSRKITEMGIYPAVDPLDSSSRILSPAVVGEEHYKVARDVQVILQRYKELQDIIAILGMDELSDEDKVVVARARRIQRFLSQPFHVAEQFTGFSGKYCALKDTVRSFKEILDGKHDNLPESAFLFVGAIEEAVEKARNL comes from the coding sequence ATGGCGCAGAATAAAGGTAAAGTCGTTCAGATTATCGGTGCGGTTATTGACGTCCGATTTGAAGCGGGCGAACTTCCGAATATCTACGACGCAGTACGTGTAGATTATAACGATATTCACGTCGTTGCAGAAGTTGCCCAACATACAGGTGACAACACTGTACGTTGTGTAGCTATGTCGTCGACAGATGGTTTGGTAAGAGGTATTGATGCCATCAATACCGGCAAACCGATTTCAGTACCGGTCGGACCTAAGGTTTTAGGAAGACTGCTTAATGTATTAGGTGAGGCTGTTGATGAAAAGCCGATGGAAGGTGTGGAAGAACGCTGGTCCATTCACCGTGAGGCACCTGCATTTGATGAACAGCAAACTACAACCGAAATCTTTGAAACAGGGATCAAGGTTATCGATCTGCTTTGCCCTTATGTTAAGGGTGGTAAGATCGGCCTATTCGGCGGTGCCGGCGTAGGTAAGACGGTTCTTATCCAGGAACTGATCAACAATATCGCAAAAGAACACGGTGGTCTTTCTGTATTTGCCGGTGTTGGTGAACGTACTCGTGAGGGTAACGACCTTTATCATGAGATGATAGAGTCAGGCGTTATCGACAAGACTTGTATGGTGTTCGGTCAAATGAACGAACCGCCGGGAGCTCGTATGCGTGTTGGTCTTACAGGACTTACAATGGCCGAGTACTTCCGCGACAGAGAAGGAAAAGACGTACTTCTATTTGTAGATAATATCTTTAGATTCACTCAAGCGGGTTCTGAGGTATCGGCGCTACTTGGCCGTATGCCGTCAGCGGTTGGTTACCAACCAACGCTTGCTACTGACATGGGTGCTCTTCAGGAGCGTATCACGTCAACTAAGAAAGGGTCGATCACTTCGGTTCAAGCGGTTTATGTTCCTGCCGATGACCTGACAGACCCAGCACCAGCGACTACGTTCTCTCACCTTGATGCTACGACAGTACTTTCTCGTAAGATCACTGAGATGGGCATCTACCCTGCGGTTGACCCGCTTGATTCTTCTTCAAGAATCCTGTCGCCAGCTGTAGTCGGTGAAGAGCACTACAAAGTCGCACGTGACGTTCAAGTAATCCTTCAGCGTTACAAAGAACTACAGGATATCATTGCGATACTTGGTATGGATGAGCTTTCTGATGAAGATAAAGTCGTCGTTGCACGTGCAAGACGTATTCAAAGATTCCTATCTCAACCCTTCCACGTTGCTGAGCAATTTACAGGATTTAGCGGCAAATACTGCGCACTAAAAGATACTGTACGTAGCTTTAAAGAAATCCTTGATGGTAAACATGATAACTTGCCTGAATCAGCGTTCCTGTTTGTTGGTGCGATTGAGGAAGCAGTTGAAAAGGCTAGAAACCTTTAG